The following DNA comes from Burkholderia sp. HI2500.
TCCGGGCGTCGAAATCGATCGTTCTCCGGACGAATTCACGCGCATCCTGCGCGCAACGCGAGAAAACGACGTGCCGGGCCTGTTCCAGCCTGACTACGCGACCGAGTCGAAGGCGTGGTGCCCGTCGACCGTGCGCGTGCGGATCCGCAACTATGATCCGTCGAAGCTGGATGCCTTCTGGACGTCGTACCGGCAGAACCTGACGTACAACCTCACGCATCGCAATTGCTCGAGCACGGTGTCGAACGCGCTCGAAGCCGCGCTCGACGGCGCGGTGTGGCGGCTGAAGGGCGCGCGGGCCGGGTGGGGCGCGTTCGTGCGGCTGCTGCTCACGCCCGAGCTGTGGGTCGCCGCGCAGATCCGCAAGCGCGCGGTGACGATGGCGTGGACGCCCGGGCTCACGCTCGACTATGCGCGCGCGCTGAGCATGCTCGCCGACCCGCGGCCGTTCGCGTGGTGGAAGGTCGCGCGCTCGGCCGTGAAGGCGATCATGGCGTCGCGCCGCACGTGGCGCGAGCAGGACCACGCGGCGCTGTCGCCCGGCGGATCGGAGGCGGCGTCGATGAAGTGATCGCGTGCCGCCGGACGCGGGCCCGGCGTCACTGCGGCCGCTCCGCGCGGCCGCGCGAGGTTGCCCGCCACGAGACCCCCCTACGCAAACAACAATGAACAAGACGAGAGCCTTCCGCATCCTGATTCCCGCCACGCTGGCGCTGACGAGCGCCGGCTTCGCGCAGGCGAGCGCGGACGAGGTGCCGCGCATGAGCAACGACGTGTACCGCATGTCGGTGTCGTTCTGCTCGAACGTCGCGGCCGCCGAGAAGATCGAGTGCCAGGGCGACATGATCGCCGCGGGCAGCCGGATCGTCGCGGCGATCGGCGGCCTGCCGCCGGCATCCGCCACGTCGATCGACGAAGGCGCGCGCAACAAGCTGCCGGCGGCGGAGCGCAAGGGGCTCGCGCCGGTCGAGCCGGGCGCGATCGACAAGGACGACGACCTTGCCGGTCTCGCCGGCATGGTGCGTCTGTGCGACGTCTACGAATCCGAGCCGGCGTCGCGCGCGCGGCATCATGCGGCGCTGAAGCAGCAGGCGCCGGACGCCGCACCGCGCGTCGAGGCGTTGCTGGCCGATGCGTCGACGGCGGCGCGCCAGCGCGTCAGCATCGGCGTGTGGCAGATCCTCGCGCTCGAAGGCCCCGAATCGATCACACGCGCGTGCACGCAGCTGGGCGCCGGGTCGTGACGGGCGGCGTGCCGCCGCGTTGGCGGCGCGCTTCAGACATGTGAAGCGGCGGGCGGCGCGCCAGCGCGTGCCACCGGAATCTTTCGTCCACCTTCACATTCGTGCCACGTTGCGTCGGCAACAATCGCGGACAGATATTCGACAACCTTGCGGCGCATCCCGCGACCGCAAGCCTTTTCCGAGGAAACGCCATGCTCAAGACGCTCGCCCGCGCCGCTGCCGCACTCGCCGTCGCTTCCGCTTCACTGCACGCCACCGCGCAGACCAGCTACGACTACCTGTTGCTCGCCGCGTCGTGGGAGCCCGGCTTCTGCGCATCGCACGACACGCCCGAATGCACGAACCTCGCCGGCACGTACGCGGCGACGAGCCTGTCCCTGCATGGCCTGTGGCCGAACAACTACGACGGCAACCAGCCGTTCTACTGCGGCGTGCCGCAGAACGACATCGACCTCGACAACGCGCACCAGTGGTGCAGCATGGACGCGTACCCGATCAGCAGCGCGACCCGCAACACGCTGTCGACGTACATGCCGGGCGTCGCGTCGTGCCTCGACAAGCACGAGTGGTTCAAGCACGGCACCTGCTCGAACTCGGCATCGCCCGATGCGTACTGGAACCAGGCGTCCGGCATGATCAGCCGGCTCGGCAACACGTCGTTCAACGCGTTCCTGCAGGCGAACGCGGGCAAGACGGTCACGCGTAACCAGCTGCTGTCGGCCTTCGAAGGCGCATTCGGCAGCAACACGCGCAGCGCGGTGTCGCTGAAGTGCACGAAGACGAACGGTGTCAGCTACTTCACCGAGGCATGGATCGCGGTGAAGACCAATGCGGCCGCGCAGTTCCCGAGCGCCGCCTCGCTCGTGACGGACGGCAATACGCAGGGCACGTGCCCGACGTCGGGCGTGTATATCGCGAAGTAACGGGGAAGGAAGGGGCGGTGCGCGCGACATCGGGCGCGCCGTCGCCCGTTACGACGAGGCAGGCGACGAGCCACAGCCCTGGGTCGTGCATGACGAGCGCGAGTAGTTCGTCGCCGGCATCGACCTCATCCTGAAGGGGATCGGCGCGGCCCGGTAGTCGTCATCCTGCGGGCCGATTCGCATGAAGCCGTTGACCTGTCACGCCCGCGCGACCGATTGTTTACTCGAGCAGCCGCAACGCGTCCGCGAGCGACAGCACCGTCGTGCGCGATTCGAAGGCGGTGGCGAACAGATGCTCGTGAACCACCGGATCCGGGTCGTAGCAGCAGTCCTTGACCGTGTACAAGCGGAAGTCCGCATCGCTCGCGTGGGCGATCGACGACAGCATCACGCCCGTCGACGCGATGCCGACCATGATCAGTGAATCGACACCTTGCTCGACCAGCCGCGCCTCCAGATCGGTGCCGAAGAACACGCTGGCGCGGTGCGCGACGATCAGCGGCTCGTCGGGCTGCCGGCCGAGTTCCGGGCACGGGCCGTCGTTGATGAAGCGGCCGAGCTGCTTGATGCCCTGGCCGTTCTTGTTGCGCGGGCTGACTTCCGGATAACCGGGGCTGAACCGGAGGTTCGCGAACCAGACGCCGATGCCGCCGGCCCGCGCCGCATCGCAGAGCCGGCGCGTATTGGCGAGCAATTCGGGCGCGACGGACGGAAAGAGGCCGAGGATGTCGGTCTGGTAATGCATGACGAGCAGCGCGGTGCTCGACGGCACGATGGCGGGAACCGGCGCGGACGGGCTGTCGCCGGGGTTCGTGCGGGTGGTCGTTGCGATATCCGATGCGTGTTGCCGAGTCATGAACGAGAGTCTCCGATAGCCCGCGAGGAATGTCAGCGTCCCCGATTTGTACCGGAAAATCGGGTCGGCTGCCGATGCGATTTTCGTAGGTTTTATCGTGTTGCGAGCCGGCGACCGTCACGCCGGCGTCGCATTCCTGCCGGCCGGCAATGTACTGGCGGTCGCCTTCATCGTCTCCGACGATAGCCGATAGCTGAATCCGGAATTCAGCGATGACGACGGATCGGATCATGGCCGCCCGACCTTTGCCTATCAGGGGCAGCGGCCGAAGTTGTGCGGATTGCCCCTATTACCCCTATTACCCGAGGCTGCCTATAATCGTCATCAACTTGCCCGAGAAATCGCGGTTACCAAGGTGAGGGGGTGTCCAAATGGGACAGTGCCGTCGCATCTATTCGCGCTTCGTCCTCGCAAGCTCGATCGCCGGTCTGGGATGTCTGGCAGGCGCAGGCCTCGCGTACGCGGAGGACAGTCCGTCGAGCGTGCCGACCGGGTTCAAGCCATCGGAAAGAACGATCAACGTCTATGCGGTGTATGGCGACGGACGCGCGACCAACGGCGGCGATATGCATTGGCGTGCGTACGAAGTCGGCTTCGGCGATGTCTTGAATGACTACCTCTCGGTCTACCTCGCGTATCTGAACGAGGGGCATCCCCTCGATCACCACCGTGACGGCTTCGCCGCCATAGGTTCGTTTCGTTGGCCGGTCGGCGATCGCCTGGCGCTCGAGTTGTCGGCGGGGCCGTATTTCAGCATGGACACGACACATGTCAACGACCAGCCGCGCAATGAAAAGCGATGGGGCGTGCGCGCCTCGGCAGCGGTGCGCTATTACGTCGTTCCCAACCGCTTCTTCCTCAAGGTGCAGTACAACCACGTGCAGATGATCGACGGATTCAACTCCGACGCGGTGCTCTTCGGCATCGGCTCGGATTTTGGCGGCGATCCTGGCCCGGCTTTTTCGGACGGCAAGACGCAGGTTGGCGTTTGGGCCGGGACATCGCAGACGAACCGTCCCCAAGTGCCCATCGAAAAAGGGTATATGGTCGAAGTCAAGCGGCCGCTCGGCAATGCGTGGGCCTATTCGGCGAGCTTCGTCTACGAAGGCAATAACGGCGTCGCCGGCCGAAGAGGTGTGGCGGCGCAATTCTGGTATGTCGCGCCGATCAAGAGCAAATGGACGCTTTCGGCAGGTGTGGGCCCGTATCTCTCGCATGATCGGGACGAGGTCGCGAGTAAAACGAGACTGAATGCCTTGCTCAGCGCGCAGGTGACCTATCAGGTAACGAACGATTGGGCGGCGAGCTTACGCTTTAATCGTGTCGCAACCGGCAACGACAAGGACCAGGACATGTTCATGGTCGGCGTGGCGCGCAATTTCTAGCGGCTCGGCTTGCACCGAATCGACATCGGCCTGCATGCGAGTGACCGTTTTACCTTCGGAAACGGCCCTTTGGAGGTCGGCGTTTTGTGCGGCCCAGTTGGGTCGATCGCAGCCGATGGCCGAATTCCCCATCAAGCGCATGCGCCGATATGACTCTGCCGCCGTTGCGCCAGGTGGCGCTCGCCTAACCCCGCCGCGTCAAAAAATCGACCTTCCCGAATAAGTCGTCAACCACTCCAGCGCCAACGTCCCCGCCAGCGAGTTCCCGTTCGCATCGAGCCCCGGCGCCCACACGCACACGGCCATTTCGCCCGGCAGCACCGCGACGATCCCGCCGCCGACGCCACTCTTCGCAGGCAACCCGACGCGATACACGAAATCCCCCGCCGCATCGTAGGTGCCACAAGTCAGCATCAGCGCCGACAGCCGCTTCGCGGAACTCGAATCGACGATCCGCTCGCCGGTGACCGGCGCGACGCCGCCGTTCGCGAGAAACAGCGCGGCGCGCGCGAGCTCGACGCAGTTCATCGTGATCGCGCACTGGCGGCAATACGCGTCGATCACCGTGTCGGGCGGCATCTGCATGTTGCCGAAGCTCGCCATGAAGTGCGCCATCGCGCGGTTGCGCTCCGCGTGCTGCAGCTCCGACTGCGCGACGCGCGAATCGTAGTCGATGTCGTTCGCGCCGATCAGCCGCCGCACGAATTCGACCAGCGCCGTCTCGGCCTTCACGAAGCGGCGGCACAGCACGTCAGTGACGACCAGTGCCCCGGCGTTGATGAACGGATTGCGCGGCTTGCCGCGCTCGCTCTCGAGCTGGACCAGCGAATTGAACGCGTTGCCGGACGGCTCGCGGCCGACCCGTTCCCACAGTTCGTCGCCGAGCAGCTGGAACGCGAGCGTGCACGCGAACAGCTTCGAGATGCTCTGGATCGAGAAGCGCTCGTACGCATCGCCCACCGTGCAAACGTTTCCGTCCAGCGTCACGACGGCCATCCCGAACTTGTCGGCAGGCACTTTCGCGAGTTCGGGGATGTAGTCGGCAACCCGGCCCTGGCCAATCCAGGGGGCGAGTTCGGTATGGATGCGTTCGAGGATCGTCTGGTAATTCATCAAGTCAGGCGGGTAGGTGAGTGGCCGGATTCAGGCGAGCCCGTATGGAACCGTCCCGGCGCCGATTCGTCAAGCTCGGACGATATCGAACCCTTATTTTCAAGACCTCTGAACAGGCAATCGGCCGGCGCAGTATCATGCGGTACGTTTCGGCCAATGGCCGGCGTCCGGCACGGGCCGGCGCCGCCGCCGCGGCTTCCCCGATGACCCGACCGCTGCCCATGTCTTTTCGCATCCTGCTCGTCGAAGACGACACCCGCCTGTCCACGCTGATCGCCGGCTACCTGCGCAAGAACGACTATGAAGTCGACACTGTGCTGCATGGTGACGCCGCGGTGCCGGCGATCCTGTCCATTCGTCCCGATCTCGTCATTCTCGACGTGAACCTGCCGGGCAAGGACGGCTTCGAAATCTGCCGCGAGGCACGCAAGCAGTACGACGGCGTGATCATCATGGTGACGGCGCGCGACGAGCCGTTCGACGAACTGCTCGGCCTCGAGTTCGGCGCGGACGACTACGTGCACAAGCCGGTCGAGCCGCGCATCCTGCTCGCGCGGATCAAGGCCCAGCTGCGCCGCGCGCCCGCGCGCGTGACCGAGAGCACCGCGCCGCAACCCGAGCGCTACGCGTTCGGCAAGTTCTCGATCGACCGCACCGACCGCTCCGTCGTGCTGCCCGACGGCAGCACGCCCGACCTGACGTCGGCCGAATTCGACCTGCTGTGGGCGCTCGTCTGCCATGCGGGCGAAGTCGTCAGCCGCGACGACCTGATGCTGCAGTTGCGCGGCGTCGAATTCGACGGCCTCGACCGCACGATCGACGGGCGCATCTCGAAGCTGCGCCGCAAGCTGCGCGACGACGCGAGCAACCCGCAGCGGATCAAGACGATCCGCAGCAAGGGTTACCAATTCAGCAAGCACGCGTGGGAATGACGCGGCGGTCGCACGACGCCGTCACGTTCCGCGCGGGCATTCCACCCGCCGGCCGGGAGCCGAGATGATCCGACGAACCCGTTCGCACCCCGATGCACCGCCGCTGCCGACGCTGCGCTACGTGAAGTGGCGCTGGCTGCATTTCCGCCGCGCGTGGACCGACACGCGCGCCGACCGCATCCCGAGCTGGTCGCGCCTTTACGTGCGCACGTACCTGCATCTGCTCGGCCTCGTGCTGCTGACGGCCCTCGTGCCGGCGCTCGCGCTGTGCGTCGAATTGTCGCCGCAGGTCGTGTGGCATGCGTTCGACTCGCTGCCCGGCGACATCTGGATCGTGCTCGTCTTCGTGTTCGCCGCACCCGCGCTCGCGGCGTACCGGTGGATGCGGCCCGTGTGGTCGGATCTCGTGATGGTGCGCGAGCGCGCGATCGACTTCACGGGCGGGCGCTTCAACACGCGTGCGCGCGAATCGCACAGCGTGATCATCGGCCCGCTCGCGCGGACGCTGAATGCGCTCGCGATGCGCATGGAACGGCTGATCGCCGCGCAGCGCGACCTGACGAACGGGATCTCGCACGAGCTGCGCACGCCGCTCGCGCGCGTGCGGTTCGCGCTCGAAATGCTGCGCGAACCGGGTTCCGCGGCCGAATACCAGGGCGCGCTCGAGAGCATCGCGCAGGACGTGACCGAGCTCGAAGAGCTGATCGACATGAGCCTCACGTATGCACGGCTCGAATACAGCTCGCTGCAGTCGAACCTCGAGATGACGGCCCCCGTCGCGTGGTTCGAGCATCAGGTCAGCGATGCGCAGCTGCTGTATCCGGAGCGCGCGATCGAGTCGCGCATCGCGATCGCATCGGACCTGCGCGTGAAGATGGACCGGCGGCTGATGTCGTATGCGATGCGCAACCTGTTGCGCAACGCGAGCAAGTACGCGAAATCGCGGATCGTCGTCGGGATCTCGCTCGTGCACAGCAACATCGGGATCTTCGTCGAGGACGACGGCCCCGGCGTGCCGGAGAGCGAACGCGAGCGAATCTTCGACGCATTCGTGCGCCTCGACCGCCGCACCGGCGGCTATGGCCTCGGCCTGTCGATCACGCGACAGGTGCTCCATGCGCACAACGGCCGGATCGCGGTCGTCGATCCCGTCGAGCTCGGCGGCGCGCGCTTCGAGATCAGCTGGCCGGTCTAGCGATACACGTCGCGGGCGCCGAGCCTCGTTAGTCACCACACCACGACACCACACAGCCGCGCGCGCCGGATTCGGGCGCGTCGCCGGCCGTTCCGGCCGCACCTTCCCCATCTCGATGCCTTCCCACACCGCAATCGCGTGGCGATTCGTTTGCCACGCGTACGCGCTTTGCATTACGATTGCAGTTGCAACTATATCGGCGGGCCGATCCATGACAGCGCAGGCGGGCGGCCCGCGACGCAGCAGTGAAGCCGGGGCCGCCGCGATGGCCGCCCCTTGTTCATGCATTCCTGTCCGGGTCACTCATCATGCGGTTGTTGAATATCGTGTCTTCTCCCCGCGGCGCCAGGTCGGCTTCGATCGCGGTCGCCACTGCCTTTGTCGATGCGTACCGGGAGACGGGCGCCACGATCGACGTCGATACGCTGAATGTCTGGGAGGAGGACTTGCCGGACTTCGACAGCGAGGCGATCGGCGCCAAGTACAAGGGCGTCGCCAACGCGCCGATGGATGAGGCGGAGCAGTCGATCTGGCGGCGCATCCAGTCGCTCGTGACGCGCTTTCAGGAGGCCGACCGGATCGTCGTCGGCGTGCCGATGTGGAATTTCGGCTATCCGTACAAGCTCAAGCAGCTGATCGATCTCGTCAGCCAGCGGAACATGCTGTTTTCGTTCGACGGCACGGCGTACGCGCCGTTGCTGGAGATTCCGCGCGCGCTGGTGATCCATGTTCGCGGGCAAAGCCGGGAACCCGGCGCGGGCGCCGACAATCCCGGTTTCCGGCATCAGGCCGATTACATCGAATTCTGGTTGAGGTTCATCGGCGTGAGCGAGGTCAGGAGTCTGACCGTCGAACACACGTGGGGGGCACGCGCAAGCGACAGTATCGAGCGGGCGCAAGCCCGCGCGGTCGCGATGGCGGCGGAGTTCTGACCCGGCCGGGCGGCGCGAGGCAGACGCGGCAGCCGCCGAAGCGGCAGCCGCGCATGCTCAGTAGGTACGGCCGAGCTGCAGGTAGAAGTTGCGGCGGCCGCCGGGCGCGAGCGCGACGCCGATGTACACGGGCCCGAACGCGGTCGACAGGCTCGTGAAGAACGTATAGCTCTGCTTGAGCGCACCGCCGCCGATCTGCTGGCCGCTCGACCAGACGTTGCCGACTTCCGCGCTGGCGCCCACCGACAGCGCCTTGATCGGAGATGCGTTGAACGTCATCAGCTGGTTCATGTAGGTCACCTGCGCATACGCGAGCTCGTTGCCGTTCAGCTGGTCGGCCGCATACGCGGACAGATGCTGGAAGCCGCCGAGCGTGAAATTGAACGCGTTGATCAGGTTGGTGCCGCCGATGCTCTTGCCGCCTTCGATCGTCGCGCTGACGCTGTGCCGGCCGAACTGCTGCGCGACCATCGCCTTGCCGTAGATCTCGGTGTACGGCGCGCTGTTGATGCTGTCGTCGAAGTCCGACGCCGAGCCCCCGTTGCGCGACACCAGCGAGCGTTCGATACGCAGTTCGGTGAAATAGCCCTTGCGCGGGAACAGCGGATCGTCGAGCTGGTCGATGACGAGCCGCGCGCGCGCGGTCAGCGCCTGCGACGTGAAGCTCGGCCACAGCAGCGACCGGCCGCTGCCGTCGTCGAACGGCACGTTGTAGGTCGGCGAGCCGTGCCCGGTCACATAACCGAGGCCGATCCGGAAATCGCCGAGGCGCCCGATCGGCAGGCCGAGATCGAGCCCGGCGCGCGCGGTCTGCATCAGGTACTGCGTGATCTTCACGTCGCCGGTGTCGTCGTACAGGTTCGCGTAGCGGCGCTGGTATTCCGCGTACGGCGACAGATAGACACCGTAGGCCATTGACAGCGGCTGGCGGAACTCGATGCGCGCCGATTGCAGGTCGCTGCCGATCGTCGTGTCCGCGCGGAATTCGAGCCCGGATTCGGTGAGCCACGGCCGCCGGTAGCCGACGTGCAGGCGGAAGCCGCCCTCATCGGTCGAACTGCTCGACATGCCGAGCCCGAACAGCAGGAAATTCGGCCCCCAGTATTTCTCGCGGGCATCGATCTCGAGCACGTTTTCGTCGCCGTGGCTCACGATCTGCTGCGTGACGCTCTCGAAGTTGCCGCCGGTCGTGAGCCCGAGCAGATCCTGGCTGACCGTGTTCGGATCGTAGGTGTCGCCCGGTTTCACGTGCAGCGCGTTGCTGACGACCTGCTTCGGCACGCCGCCGGTGGTCTTGATGTCGATGCGCGTGATCCGGATCGGCGGCGGCAGCGGCTGCGCGTGCGCGGACTGGTAGGCCGCGTACTGTTCCGGCGTGAGCGCGAAGCGCTTCAGCTTCGGCAGCGCCGCGGTCGCGGCGGCGGCGCCTGCGGCGATCGCCTGCTTCGCGTTCTGGAAATCGGTGAACGCGAGCGAGCCGAGGTCCGGCGTGAGCAGCACGTCCTGCGTGTCGAGCTGCTTGCGCTGCGCGGTCACGTTCTGGCGGATCAGGATGCCGACCATCTGCTGCATCACGTCGGCCGGCGACGCGAGCGCGTCGAGCGGACGCAGTTGCGAGCCGATGTCGACCGCGATCACGACGTTCGCGCCCATCTGCCGCGCGGTGTCGACGGGCAGGTTGCTGACGAGCCCGCCGTCCACGAGCGCACGCCCGTTGATCTCGGCCGGCGCGAACAGGCCCGGCATCGCCATGCTCGCGCGGATCGCGAGCGGCAGCGAGCCGCGGTCGAGCACCACCATCTGGCCCGTCTGCAGGTCGGTCGCGACCGCGCGGTACGGGATCGGCAGGCGGTCGAACGGCTGGTTGGTCGGCACGGCGGCCGTCCAGTTCGCGAGCAGCGCCTGCAGCCGGTTGCCCTGCACGAGGCCGACCGGCACCTTCACGCCTTTCTTGCCGAAGCCGAGCGTCAGCCCGTTGATGTACAGGCGCTCGTCCTCCCGGCTGGTTTGCGGCAGGTCCGCGCGCTCCGTCACGTCGAATGCGATGTCCGCGAGGTTGACCTCCGACAGCCGCTTCTGCATCTCGTCGGCAGCCATGCCGCTCGCGTACAGGCCGCCGACCACGGCGCCCATGCTGGTGCCCGCGATGCAGTCGATCGGGATGCGGTTGTCTTCCAGTACCTTCAGGACCCCGAGGTGCGCGTAGCCGCGCGCGCCGCCGCCGGACAGCACGAGGCCGATCGACGGGCGGCCGGCCGGGCCGCCGTCGGCTTCGCAGGTGTGCCCGGATGCGGCGGGCGTGGCAGCCGGCGCGCTGGCGGCAGCGACCGGGGCGGCGGCGGAGTCGGCTGCCGGCAGCGGTTGCGCGGCGACCGTGCAGCACCAGAAGGCGACGAGCGTCGTGCAAAGCGGGCGCACCCGCGCCCAGCGGAAGGAAACGGTCGCTGTCATGGAGGAAATACCTGGCGTGATCGGGCGTCTGAGGCCTGCCGGGAGCAGGCAAGACCGAGAGATTACCGTGTTTTACAGGCGCAATGCGAGAGGCTGTTGCGTAGCCGGAGGTGTCCTGGTCGGCACTTTTGACAATTGTTTCGCGAAAAAATCATCGGAATTGCCTAAAGTATCGGAACGATTTGCCGCTAAGTTCGTGATGGGGCGGCATGGACGCGCCGCGAAATGCAGCGCGGCTGCCCTGGTCCGTTCGATTACAAAGGTTTGATATGTCGACACCGCTGTTCGGAAAGTTGTTTGCGCAACCCGTTGCGATCGACCCTGGAACGGCGAGTACGCGGATTTATACGCACGAACGCGGCGTGGTGCTGAACCAGCCGTCGGTTGTCTGCTTCCGCAAGGCCGGTGCCGGTGCGACCGACGCCCGGCCGACGCTCGAGGCCGTCGGCGAGCTCGCGAAGGCGCTGCTCGGCCGTGAACCAGGGCATCTCGAAGCCGTGCGGCCGATGCGGCACGGCGTGATCGCCGACGCGCACGCGGCCGAGCAGATGATCCGCAGCTTCATCGACATGTCGCGCACGCGTTCGCGCTTCGGCCGTCGCGTCGAAGTCACGTTGTGCGTGCCGTCCGACGCGACGGCCGTCGAGCGCCGCGCGCTCCGCGAGGCCGCGTTTGCCGCGGGTGTGTCGGAGGTCGAACTGATCGAGGAATCGCTCGCGGCCGGGCTCGGCGCGGGCCTGCCGGTGACCGAGCCGGTCGGCTCGATGGTCGTCGATATCGGCGGCGGGACGACCGAAGTCGCGGTGATCGCGCTCGGCGGCATCGTCTACCGCGAGGCGATTCGCGTGGGCGGCAACCAGTTCGACGCAGCGATCGTCAACCATGTGCGCAACCTGTATGGCGTGCTGCTCGGCGAACAGACGGCCGAACACGTGAAGCAGACGATCGGCTCGGCCACCAGCGCGGTGCCGCGCCGGTCGACGCGCGCGGTCGGGCGGGGTGTCGGCGACGGGCTGCCGCGCTCGATCGAACTGTCCAACCACGACGTCGCGGACGCGCTGGCCGCGCCGCTCAAGCAGGTGATCGGCGCGGTGAAGTCGGTGCTGGAGAACGCG
Coding sequences within:
- a CDS encoding isochorismatase family cysteine hydrolase, with the translated sequence MTRQHASDIATTTRTNPGDSPSAPVPAIVPSSTALLVMHYQTDILGLFPSVAPELLANTRRLCDAARAGGIGVWFANLRFSPGYPEVSPRNKNGQGIKQLGRFINDGPCPELGRQPDEPLIVAHRASVFFGTDLEARLVEQGVDSLIMVGIASTGVMLSSIAHASDADFRLYTVKDCCYDPDPVVHEHLFATAFESRTTVLSLADALRLLE
- a CDS encoding ATP-binding protein, yielding MIRRTRSHPDAPPLPTLRYVKWRWLHFRRAWTDTRADRIPSWSRLYVRTYLHLLGLVLLTALVPALALCVELSPQVVWHAFDSLPGDIWIVLVFVFAAPALAAYRWMRPVWSDLVMVRERAIDFTGGRFNTRARESHSVIIGPLARTLNALAMRMERLIAAQRDLTNGISHELRTPLARVRFALEMLREPGSAAEYQGALESIAQDVTELEELIDMSLTYARLEYSSLQSNLEMTAPVAWFEHQVSDAQLLYPERAIESRIAIASDLRVKMDRRLMSYAMRNLLRNASKYAKSRIVVGISLVHSNIGIFVEDDGPGVPESERERIFDAFVRLDRRTGGYGLGLSITRQVLHAHNGRIAVVDPVELGGARFEISWPV
- a CDS encoding glutaminase; this encodes MNYQTILERIHTELAPWIGQGRVADYIPELAKVPADKFGMAVVTLDGNVCTVGDAYERFSIQSISKLFACTLAFQLLGDELWERVGREPSGNAFNSLVQLESERGKPRNPFINAGALVVTDVLCRRFVKAETALVEFVRRLIGANDIDYDSRVAQSELQHAERNRAMAHFMASFGNMQMPPDTVIDAYCRQCAITMNCVELARAALFLANGGVAPVTGERIVDSSSAKRLSALMLTCGTYDAAGDFVYRVGLPAKSGVGGGIVAVLPGEMAVCVWAPGLDANGNSLAGTLALEWLTTYSGRSIF
- a CDS encoding ribonuclease T2 encodes the protein MLKTLARAAAALAVASASLHATAQTSYDYLLLAASWEPGFCASHDTPECTNLAGTYAATSLSLHGLWPNNYDGNQPFYCGVPQNDIDLDNAHQWCSMDAYPISSATRNTLSTYMPGVASCLDKHEWFKHGTCSNSASPDAYWNQASGMISRLGNTSFNAFLQANAGKTVTRNQLLSAFEGAFGSNTRSAVSLKCTKTNGVSYFTEAWIAVKTNAAAQFPSAASLVTDGNTQGTCPTSGVYIAK
- a CDS encoding patatin-like phospholipase family protein, whose amino-acid sequence is MTATVSFRWARVRPLCTTLVAFWCCTVAAQPLPAADSAAAPVAAASAPAATPAASGHTCEADGGPAGRPSIGLVLSGGGARGYAHLGVLKVLEDNRIPIDCIAGTSMGAVVGGLYASGMAADEMQKRLSEVNLADIAFDVTERADLPQTSREDERLYINGLTLGFGKKGVKVPVGLVQGNRLQALLANWTAAVPTNQPFDRLPIPYRAVATDLQTGQMVVLDRGSLPLAIRASMAMPGLFAPAEINGRALVDGGLVSNLPVDTARQMGANVVIAVDIGSQLRPLDALASPADVMQQMVGILIRQNVTAQRKQLDTQDVLLTPDLGSLAFTDFQNAKQAIAAGAAAATAALPKLKRFALTPEQYAAYQSAHAQPLPPPIRITRIDIKTTGGVPKQVVSNALHVKPGDTYDPNTVSQDLLGLTTGGNFESVTQQIVSHGDENVLEIDAREKYWGPNFLLFGLGMSSSSTDEGGFRLHVGYRRPWLTESGLEFRADTTIGSDLQSARIEFRQPLSMAYGVYLSPYAEYQRRYANLYDDTGDVKITQYLMQTARAGLDLGLPIGRLGDFRIGLGYVTGHGSPTYNVPFDDGSGRSLLWPSFTSQALTARARLVIDQLDDPLFPRKGYFTELRIERSLVSRNGGSASDFDDSINSAPYTEIYGKAMVAQQFGRHSVSATIEGGKSIGGTNLINAFNFTLGGFQHLSAYAADQLNGNELAYAQVTYMNQLMTFNASPIKALSVGASAEVGNVWSSGQQIGGGALKQSYTFFTSLSTAFGPVYIGVALAPGGRRNFYLQLGRTY
- a CDS encoding rod shape-determining protein; translated protein: MSTPLFGKLFAQPVAIDPGTASTRIYTHERGVVLNQPSVVCFRKAGAGATDARPTLEAVGELAKALLGREPGHLEAVRPMRHGVIADAHAAEQMIRSFIDMSRTRSRFGRRVEVTLCVPSDATAVERRALREAAFAAGVSEVELIEESLAAGLGAGLPVTEPVGSMVVDIGGGTTEVAVIALGGIVYREAIRVGGNQFDAAIVNHVRNLYGVLLGEQTAEHVKQTIGSATSAVPRRSTRAVGRGVGDGLPRSIELSNHDVADALAAPLKQVIGAVKSVLENAPAELVTDIANRGVVLTGGGALLADFERLLYDETGLVARIADEPATCAVRGAGEAMGRLTMCQVD
- a CDS encoding response regulator, yielding MSFRILLVEDDTRLSTLIAGYLRKNDYEVDTVLHGDAAVPAILSIRPDLVILDVNLPGKDGFEICREARKQYDGVIIMVTARDEPFDELLGLEFGADDYVHKPVEPRILLARIKAQLRRAPARVTESTAPQPERYAFGKFSIDRTDRSVVLPDGSTPDLTSAEFDLLWALVCHAGEVVSRDDLMLQLRGVEFDGLDRTIDGRISKLRRKLRDDASNPQRIKTIRSKGYQFSKHAWE
- a CDS encoding FMN-dependent NADH-azoreductase, encoding MRLLNIVSSPRGARSASIAVATAFVDAYRETGATIDVDTLNVWEEDLPDFDSEAIGAKYKGVANAPMDEAEQSIWRRIQSLVTRFQEADRIVVGVPMWNFGYPYKLKQLIDLVSQRNMLFSFDGTAYAPLLEIPRALVIHVRGQSREPGAGADNPGFRHQADYIEFWLRFIGVSEVRSLTVEHTWGARASDSIERAQARAVAMAAEF